Part of the Odocoileus virginianus isolate 20LAN1187 ecotype Illinois chromosome 9, Ovbor_1.2, whole genome shotgun sequence genome, AGGAAAAAATGCGCTGCTGATGAAGTAATAAAAGCAGTATGTAAGAATCATCAATCCTGCTGTGTTCCACGCCAAAGACTAGTGGTTTCGGTCAAGGAAACTGTCACTTCTTCCCCAACCACATATGGTTGGGAAGAAGAGGCTATGGATAGAATTGTATCAGTAGCACCTACTTCAACCTACTGGGAATAAATAACAGGAATAAAGAAGATTAAAAGTCTGACCCAGCCCTGAAAACCATATTTCTCTCCCATAAGTTCTTCAAAGCTCATGACTTCCTCTTGAGCATCACTCTCCCTATCTTCAAAGTGATAGCTCCAGTCATATAGATCAACGCACTGAAAAATATCACAGTCACCCTCCATCAATGTGTAATTCTAGGCTGTGTAAAGAAGTCCCCCAAATTTCCAGCATTTCCAGTGGATAAACTCCTTGGTGCTTTTCttgaaatttcaaattatttccacAAGTTTTAATCAATTTTTAGTGTTCCTAGTTTGTAGCTTACCTATGCACAGCCTTAATTACTTGAAGTATTCCAGCTCTGATCTTTCCATTTGTCCTTCTGCCTTCTCAGCAAGTGTTTTGGGATACCAGAGGCACTCCTTGTGTTAGTCTTGCCTCTTGATGGCAGCATAAATGGTGACAATAAAAATTCTAAGTCCTTGTGTTTAGGGGAGTAGTTCTAGGACACCAAAGGCTTTCTTTATAACAGCAGATACCTCAGAGGAAAGGATGCATTTTATAAATGCCTTAACATTATCACTCACTGTAGGAAACTGGCTGGCCCAGGTATGAGCTATGAGAACTCCTTTTTACCCCAGTTGCTTCAAGGTGGAATAGAAGTTATGGAAAAGCTGGCTTCATAGACCTGTTTCCTTAACCAAGCCTTTTCCACATATGGACGTCCAAGGACTGGGATGCTCCCTTAACTAGGGGTGAAAAGGCGGGTCCTTTTGTCCACCTTATTGCTGAAAGCTTTGTCTCCCCCTGATGGTACAAACATATATTCACACCCCATCTCTTCTCAGAAAGGTCCATGAAACTCTACCACATACCTCACTGTTAACAAATCTTCTAATCTTGTTCTGAGATCCTGAGCAACCCACCCCTCAACCCTGTATCACTGCTCATGAATTACTATAGATCAAAAGCTTAGAGTTTCCCTCTTTCTACCAAAAAGATTTTCTTACTCACTGTCTAATTTCCGGGCCACCTCTAAATTAGGCTATCAGAACCCTTGGCTGGTGCTCACATATCATGTAAACCACTTTACCATGTAAAGTACCATGTAAAGCCTTGTTTTTCCCTCATTTGTTAGCTAACCATAGGAATTGATACCATTAGTGATACCATCAATATGTGACAAAGGAGAGGCAATAAAGCAAGTAACATAGGCACCTGAGCCACTTGTTCATGCAGTTCATTTCTGCTTTCCATGCCTAGTAAGTCTCAGTTCTGAACATACCATTTCCACTTAACATTAGGGTGCTTTTTCATAAGGGTCAGATAATCCCCAATTGATGATAGGAAATTCAAATCttattaattcaatttttaaattattattactagTAATTCTAATATTTTAAGTCTTTGAAAGGCTGAATCTCTGGTCTATGGTTTCTGCTGCTTTAAATTCATGGTGACTTATTTCCTTGTGTGTTTTActatttggggggcttcccttgtggctcagcagataaagaactaccttcagtgcaggagacctaggcttgatccctgggttgggaagatctcctggagaagggaatggctaccccctccagtattctggcctggagaattccatggacagtatagtccatggggtcgcaaagagctggatacgactgagcgactttcactttcctttcctttttacaaTTTAGGGCTCTAATCTTTGCATTTTCCTTTATCTGAGTAAATTAGTTGAATAGTGATCTAAAAGACTTCCCAGGtgtttcagtggttaaaaaagaaaaaaatccacctgccaatgcaagagccacaggagacatggattcaacccttggattgggaagatcccccagagaaggaaatggcaatccagaaaaggaaagatatcttaCCATGCAAAATTTACTCTCTCACTATGTtttccaacccactccagtagtcttgcctggagaatcccatggaaggaggagcctggtgggctatagtccacgaggtcgcaaagagtcagacatgactgagcaatttctctttcactttcatgtttgcCAATGGATGAGAAACACACGAGTGGCAGGTGCATGAATTTTAATAAAGGAGTATTGGCAGCAGGTTGAGGATAGTGACCACTACCTCTCAAGATACTTTTGGCCAGCGATTCTCTCGGCTCCAGTCATTTTTCCCCTCTTTGCCAGAAATGTCTATCCTTACATAGGAAGGGAGGCAGCAGGGTTGATAATTTCTGCAATAGAAGTAGGGCTCTTCAGACTGTCTGCAAGCAGGTCTACAGATTCCCAAGTCACCCATGCATCGAAGCACGTGACGTCTGcctggccaaaaaagaaaaaaaaatacagatagttAATTTCTATTTAGCAGTAACAAATATGGCAAGTCAGGGAGCATAGTAAAAGCATAAAGAGCTAAAACAATAATAAGTACCATTTCACACCTGTTAAAGTGACCTAAACTGAGACTATTGAAAACAGTAAATGCTAGCTAGGAAGTGGAGCAATAGGAAGTCTCACTCATTGatggtgagaaagaaaaatggtatagtgattttggaagacagcttggtggtttcttacaaaactaagcaTATTCTTACCCATGTGATCCTACAATTGCACTCCTTGTTCTGTACCCAAAGGACTTGAAATTTTATGTCCAGGCAAAAATCTGCacacagctttattcataaatgACAACATTTGGAGGCAACCAAGATGCTCTTCAGTAGgtgagaagataaataaactaAGACACATCCAgaaaatgggatattattcagctcttaaaaaaaaaaaaagagctatcaaGCTATAAATAGACACGGAGGAAGCTTAAATGCACGTCGCTAAGTAGAAGAACCTGAACCAAGAAGCCTACCTACTGCATAGTTCCAGCTATGTGACTTTCTCAAAAAGGATACAATAAAAAGATCattggttgccaggggttggaaTGGGGGAAGAGATGAGTACGTAGGGCACAGATGATGTGGGTAGTGGTAGTGAAGATAGTCTATGTGATTCACGTAGTGAATAGTGGATTCACATCaatatacatttgtccaaatccatagaatgtacaacgTCAAGAGTGAATCTTCATATGAAACTATGGACTTGGGGTGATTATAATGGGTTAATGTAGATATGTCAATTGTAATAAATGCACAATTCTGGTGGCAGATGTTAAAATAGAGGAGCCTTGAATGGGTAGGGGCAGACAGCGTATGGGAAATCTCTGTCccttctcaattttgctgtgaacctaaaacttgcttaaaaacataaaacctgTTTTAGTGAataccttaaaataaataaagctgctatgaacacttgTCTATAGGTTTTTGGaactacattttcatttctctggaataTATGCCTAAGAGTGCATTTGCTGGGTGGTATAGTCATTGTATATttagtttagtttaaaaaaaaaaaactgcctaaCTATTTTCTAAAGTGTGGTTGTACCATTTAACATTCACTCAAGCGATGTATAAAAGAATCAGTTTCTCTGCATCATGGCTggcatttggtattgtcactatttttaattttaactgttCTAATAGATATGTAAGAAATCCCATTGTGGTCTTAATTGGCATTTTTCTAATTgctagtgatgctgagcaccaTTTCATATGCTCCTTTGCCATCCGTATACCCTCTTCAGTGAaatatcttttcacatttttcttccaGTTGGATTGTGTACTTTTTTctgttgaattttgagagttgtttctatattctagatacaagttaTTTGTCacatatatggtttgcaaatatttcacccaatttttcttccaatttttaatttgtcttttcatctATCCTTTTCACAGGATCTCACAGagtgaaagttttaaattttgattaaatctaatttatgttttttttttcttttacggATTATGTTCTTCATCTCTTAAGAACTCTTCACTTAGCCCTAAGTCTGAacatttttcctgtgttttcttccagaagtttaCATTTTACTTCTAATAAAGTAATACACTttgggttaatttttgtgtaagttGTTAGGTTTAGGTTGAGAGCCTTTCTTCTCTGCCTACAGACTTCCAATTGCTCCa contains:
- the DEFB119 gene encoding beta-defensin 119 isoform X1; translated protein: MKFIFLFLAILLAMEPVVSGRRHVLRCMGDLGICRPACRQSEEPYFYCRNYQPCCLPSYVRIDISGKEGKNDWSRENRWPKVS